The Petropleomorpha daqingensis genome includes a window with the following:
- a CDS encoding polysaccharide biosynthesis tyrosine autokinase, with protein MHLDKTPATRGLPRERPVLLAYLRWILLVTLVAVASACALSWALHHPSFESEIRVLVEPAEPRVGAAVAPDMETERQVAISGVVTAAAAQQVGVSATYLQEHASVTVPAASTVLVIQFDDTSAASAQRYAQAIADAYVDYRKGQAATLSAASMPTAATTPNYPVNGAAGLALGLIVGVGSALLRDRSDDRLRGPRDFVERTELPILATVPVRRRRWRRASLLPVLRDPSSTAGEAYRQVSGKVERAARQRRKLTTVTLFTSPSASDGVAHVAANTAIALAQSGHRVVLVECDVRVPRLAGLFDIPSGPGVARALVGRVPLNQALQASEVENLSLLPAGSPGPLGPGELFTFGAVGRLLSAIPADIDHVVVLTPPVLDAAETAVVAEHAHLLVLVAVIGATTRRDLEGAAAELSGGPSSLFGGVLLKAGRGGRAARRSQPLPAEWDDDMGPTAPEDDGVAEETPGTTAIDRRGRA; from the coding sequence GTGCACTTGGACAAGACGCCGGCGACGCGCGGTCTGCCCCGCGAGCGGCCGGTGCTGCTGGCATACCTCCGGTGGATCCTGCTCGTCACCCTCGTGGCGGTGGCCAGCGCCTGCGCGCTGTCCTGGGCCCTGCACCACCCGTCCTTCGAGTCGGAGATACGCGTCCTGGTCGAGCCGGCGGAGCCCCGAGTCGGAGCAGCCGTGGCGCCGGACATGGAGACCGAGCGGCAGGTCGCGATCTCGGGGGTGGTGACCGCGGCGGCGGCGCAACAGGTGGGCGTGTCCGCCACGTACCTCCAGGAGCACGCGTCGGTCACCGTGCCCGCGGCGAGCACGGTGCTGGTGATCCAGTTCGACGACACCTCGGCGGCGTCCGCGCAGCGGTACGCCCAAGCCATCGCCGACGCCTACGTCGACTACCGCAAGGGGCAGGCGGCGACCCTCAGCGCAGCCTCCATGCCGACCGCCGCGACGACGCCGAACTATCCGGTGAACGGCGCCGCCGGTCTCGCGCTGGGGCTGATCGTCGGTGTGGGGAGCGCACTGCTCCGCGACCGGTCGGACGACCGTCTGCGAGGTCCGCGGGACTTCGTGGAGCGGACGGAGCTCCCGATCCTGGCCACCGTGCCGGTGCGCCGGCGCCGCTGGCGCCGGGCCTCGTTGCTGCCCGTCCTGCGCGATCCGAGCTCGACAGCGGGGGAGGCCTACCGGCAGGTGAGCGGAAAGGTCGAGCGGGCCGCGCGGCAGCGCCGCAAGCTGACGACGGTGACGCTCTTCACGAGTCCGTCCGCTTCGGACGGCGTCGCGCACGTCGCCGCGAACACCGCCATCGCGCTGGCCCAGTCCGGTCACCGGGTGGTGCTGGTCGAGTGCGACGTGCGGGTGCCCCGCCTCGCCGGGTTGTTCGACATCCCTTCCGGACCGGGGGTGGCCCGGGCGCTGGTCGGCCGGGTGCCGCTGAACCAGGCGCTGCAGGCGAGCGAGGTGGAGAACCTCTCCCTGCTGCCCGCCGGCAGCCCCGGTCCGCTCGGTCCGGGGGAGCTGTTCACCTTCGGCGCCGTGGGCCGGCTGCTCAGCGCGATCCCCGCGGACATCGACCACGTCGTCGTCCTGACACCACCGGTCCTGGACGCCGCGGAGACGGCCGTCGTCGCCGAGCACGCCCACCTGCTCGTGCTGGTGGCGGTGATCGGCGCGACCACCCGCCGCGACCTCGAAGGGGCCGCCGCCGAGCTCTCCGGAGGCCCCAGCTCGCTCTTCGGCGGTGTGCTGCTGAAGGCCGGGCGCGGCGGACGGGCTGCGCGGCGCAGCCAACCCCTGCCTGCTGAGTGGGACGACGACATGGGGCCGACTGCCCCTGAGGACGACGGCGTCGCCGAGGAGACGCCGGGCACCACAGCGATCGATCGGCGAGGGAGAGCCTGA
- a CDS encoding NAD(P)-binding domain-containing protein codes for MTDVDIAVLGAGPYGLATTAHLRRAGADVRVIGDPMSFWRTMPEGMVLRSNWTATCIGEYEGPLSLDSYMAATGARFGRPIPLDRFIDYGGWVQQQVAPDVDVRQVELVQQGTGGFRLAFADGGRLHARRVVVAAGIAPFAHRPAWAAGLPAELVSHTSDHRDLSWFRGRRVLVVGGGQSALESAALLHENGAEVEVAARKDHLTWLHGGKYHRMLGRWAPLVYAPTDVGPMGLSRLVALPDLFRRLPRPVQEPLAHRAIRPAGAAWLQPRLVDVPIRLDSTVRELEPVGNRVRVRWSTGVGPTVDHVVLGTGYRVDVARYPFLAPPLVDALQRVGGYPVLGPGMETSVPGLHIVGAPAAWSFGPIMRFVSGGWYTGQAVARRLTQTDHRGSRRTTEDPVERQAA; via the coding sequence ATGACGGACGTGGACATCGCGGTGCTGGGAGCCGGCCCGTACGGGCTGGCGACGACGGCGCACCTGCGGCGCGCGGGGGCGGACGTGCGGGTCATCGGTGATCCGATGTCGTTCTGGCGCACGATGCCGGAGGGCATGGTGCTGCGTTCGAACTGGACCGCGACCTGCATCGGGGAGTACGAGGGGCCGCTGTCCCTGGACTCCTACATGGCAGCCACCGGCGCCCGGTTCGGCCGTCCCATCCCGTTGGACCGCTTCATCGACTACGGCGGCTGGGTGCAGCAGCAGGTGGCGCCGGACGTCGACGTCCGGCAGGTCGAGCTGGTGCAGCAGGGCACGGGCGGATTCCGCCTCGCGTTCGCGGACGGCGGCCGGCTGCACGCCCGGCGGGTCGTCGTGGCCGCCGGCATCGCCCCCTTCGCACACCGCCCGGCGTGGGCCGCCGGCCTGCCTGCCGAGTTGGTCTCGCACACGTCCGACCACCGCGACCTGTCCTGGTTCCGCGGCCGCCGCGTGCTCGTCGTGGGCGGCGGCCAGAGTGCCCTGGAGTCGGCGGCGCTGCTGCACGAGAACGGCGCCGAGGTCGAGGTCGCCGCCCGCAAGGACCACCTCACCTGGCTGCACGGCGGGAAGTACCACCGGATGCTGGGTCGCTGGGCCCCGCTGGTGTACGCCCCGACCGACGTCGGCCCGATGGGCCTGTCCCGGCTGGTGGCGCTGCCCGACCTCTTCCGTCGCCTGCCGCGCCCGGTGCAGGAGCCGCTCGCCCACCGGGCGATCCGACCGGCCGGGGCCGCCTGGCTTCAGCCGCGCCTGGTGGACGTGCCCATCCGGCTGGACAGCACGGTGCGGGAGCTCGAGCCCGTGGGGAACCGGGTGCGGGTCCGGTGGTCCACCGGGGTGGGGCCGACCGTGGACCACGTCGTCCTCGGTACCGGCTACCGGGTCGACGTCGCGCGCTACCCCTTCCTCGCGCCGCCGCTGGTCGATGCCCTGCAGCGGGTCGGCGGGTACCCGGTGCTCGGGCCCGGCATGGAGACCTCCGTGCCCGGCCTGCACATCGTCGGCGCCCCGGCCGCGTGGAGCTTCGGCCCGATCATGCGGTTCGTCTCCGGCGGCTGGTACACCGGGCAGGCCGTGGCCCGCCGCCTCACGCAGACGGACCACCGGGGAAGCCGCCGGACGACCGAGGACCCCGTGGAGAGGCAGGCCGCGTGA
- a CDS encoding carboxylate--amine ligase: protein MTVVRPLPAPDAAGAPAVPGRGVGAVVLGGDYQGLGIVRSLGRRGVPVCVVDDERSIAAASRFTTHRLHVPELRSAESTLAALEEARRRFGLEGWVLFPTRDETVAVLAAHREELAAHFRVPTPSWQCIEQAWDKRRTYRTAEALGVPAPRTWYPVTEDDLREVDTAVPLVVKPAIKEHFFYATGVKGWCVGTREELVDAFRRGRAVVGTEGELLVQEMIPGGGAEQRSFCAFFKEGVPVASMTVLRRRQHPSDLGRSSTYVETVDAPELVEPSVRFLSAVGYYGLVELEYKVDPRDGVAKLLDVNARTWGYHTVGPAAGADFAALLFADQVGEEVVPVQARAGVRWVRLATDVPNAVRDVRRGRLKLGEYLSSLRGVDTEAVFSVRDPLPGLYELALLPYLALKRGL from the coding sequence GTGACGGTGGTCCGCCCGCTGCCCGCTCCCGACGCCGCAGGGGCGCCTGCTGTGCCCGGTCGCGGCGTCGGGGCCGTCGTGCTGGGCGGTGACTACCAAGGGCTCGGCATCGTCCGGAGCCTCGGCCGGCGCGGGGTGCCGGTGTGCGTGGTGGACGACGAGCGGTCGATCGCCGCGGCGTCGCGGTTCACCACCCACCGGCTGCACGTGCCGGAGCTGCGCAGCGCGGAATCCACGCTCGCCGCGCTGGAGGAGGCGCGACGGCGCTTCGGGTTGGAGGGGTGGGTTCTCTTCCCCACGCGCGACGAGACGGTGGCGGTCCTGGCCGCGCACCGGGAGGAGCTGGCCGCGCACTTCCGGGTACCGACGCCCTCCTGGCAGTGCATCGAGCAGGCCTGGGACAAGCGCCGTACCTACCGGACGGCGGAAGCCCTCGGCGTGCCCGCGCCGCGCACCTGGTACCCGGTCACGGAGGACGACCTGCGCGAGGTGGACACGGCAGTGCCGCTCGTGGTCAAACCGGCCATCAAGGAGCACTTCTTCTACGCCACCGGCGTCAAGGGCTGGTGCGTCGGCACTCGGGAGGAACTCGTCGACGCATTCCGCCGGGGGCGCGCGGTCGTGGGTACCGAGGGCGAGCTGCTCGTCCAGGAGATGATCCCGGGCGGGGGTGCCGAGCAGCGCTCGTTCTGCGCCTTCTTCAAGGAGGGCGTCCCCGTGGCGAGCATGACGGTCCTCCGCCGGCGCCAGCACCCCAGCGACCTCGGGCGCTCCAGCACCTACGTCGAGACCGTCGACGCCCCGGAGCTGGTCGAGCCCTCGGTCCGGTTCCTCTCCGCGGTGGGCTACTACGGCCTGGTCGAGCTCGAGTACAAGGTCGACCCGCGTGACGGGGTGGCAAAGCTGCTCGACGTGAACGCCCGCACCTGGGGGTACCACACAGTGGGACCCGCGGCCGGAGCCGATTTCGCCGCCCTGCTCTTCGCCGACCAGGTGGGGGAGGAGGTCGTTCCCGTCCAGGCCCGCGCCGGGGTGCGCTGGGTGCGCCTGGCCACCGATGTGCCCAACGCGGTGCGCGACGTGCGCCGTGGCCGGCTGAAGCTGGGCGAGTACCTCTCCTCGCTGCGCGGGGTCGACACCGAGGCCGTGTTCTCGGTGCGCGACCCGCTGCCGGGGCTCTACGAGCTGGCGCTGCTGCCCTATCTGGCGCTGAAGCGCGGACTCTGA
- a CDS encoding glycosyltransferase family 4 protein translates to MRRGPRRRAGRGGPPHVLVVVENVALGIDIRVRKQVRDLLASCYRVSVITRAAPENEEYRRLPGLTVLEYPSPPEPGGLLGYLGEYAVSFAWAAVRSVAARLQGRIDVLQLCQPPDLYFPLAWLHKALGAAVVVDQRDLLPELFAERQQRQVGAVVAALRWCERRSQRVADETICVNEYLEQRLVAAGARRVTIVRNGPVLERVGRAVPDRSLRGQHTFLCCWAGKMGRQDRVDLVLRTIAHVVHDLGVKDVRFVLLGDGECLEESRALAAELGLDHWVSLPGWVGENEVFAHLATADVGADASLQEEVSPVKALEYMAFGVPFVAFDLRETRAIGAGASVLVEAGDTAALARELVALLEDPERRSALGRVGQERVRADLAWEHQATRYLAVIDRLAGRTADRQEVPA, encoded by the coding sequence GTGAGGCGGGGTCCGCGGCGCAGGGCCGGCCGCGGGGGCCCGCCGCACGTGCTGGTCGTCGTGGAGAACGTCGCACTGGGCATCGACATCCGCGTGCGCAAGCAGGTCCGCGACCTGCTCGCCTCCTGTTACCGGGTGTCGGTGATCACCCGGGCCGCGCCGGAGAACGAGGAGTACCGCCGGTTGCCGGGGCTGACCGTGCTGGAGTACCCGTCCCCGCCGGAACCGGGCGGCCTCCTGGGCTACCTGGGCGAGTACGCGGTGTCCTTCGCCTGGGCGGCCGTCCGGTCGGTCGCGGCGCGCCTACAGGGGCGGATCGACGTCCTGCAGTTGTGCCAGCCGCCGGACCTCTACTTCCCGCTGGCCTGGCTGCACAAGGCACTGGGCGCAGCCGTCGTGGTCGACCAGCGCGATCTCCTGCCAGAGCTGTTCGCCGAGCGCCAGCAACGGCAGGTGGGTGCCGTCGTCGCGGCGCTCCGGTGGTGCGAACGACGGTCGCAGCGGGTCGCCGACGAGACGATCTGCGTGAACGAGTACCTCGAGCAACGACTGGTGGCGGCCGGCGCGCGGCGCGTGACGATCGTCCGGAACGGACCGGTGCTCGAGCGCGTGGGGCGCGCCGTCCCGGACCGGTCGCTGCGCGGCCAGCACACGTTCCTGTGCTGCTGGGCCGGGAAGATGGGCCGGCAGGACCGGGTGGACCTGGTGCTGCGGACCATCGCGCACGTGGTGCACGACCTCGGGGTCAAGGACGTCCGCTTCGTGCTGCTCGGCGACGGCGAGTGCCTCGAGGAGAGCCGCGCGCTCGCGGCAGAACTGGGCCTCGACCATTGGGTCTCGCTGCCGGGGTGGGTGGGGGAGAACGAGGTCTTCGCCCACCTCGCCACCGCCGACGTGGGTGCCGATGCCTCGCTGCAGGAGGAGGTCTCGCCGGTCAAGGCCCTGGAGTACATGGCCTTCGGCGTGCCCTTCGTCGCCTTCGACCTGCGGGAGACCAGAGCGATCGGTGCCGGGGCGAGCGTGCTGGTCGAAGCCGGCGACACAGCGGCGCTGGCACGAGAGTTGGTGGCTCTGCTCGAGGACCCCGAGCGCCGCAGCGCGCTGGGCCGCGTCGGACAGGAGCGCGTTCGCGCCGATCTCGCGTGGGAGCACCAGGCGACGAGATACCTCGCGGTGATCGACCGGCTCGCCGGTCGGACCGCCGACCGGCAGGAGGTGCCGGCGTGA
- a CDS encoding LCP family protein yields MLIIVAALVVAGAGLLVGAVTWSVEHFSSHVQRVSGVFPEGGRPASAAGSLTFLTVGVEPVAGSLLPDAIALVHVTGARTGVQVVFLPVDASLGQSPTLREVFGAGGPSALLEAVESASHVRVDHYAEVDFTGFRAVTDALGGVEADVPAPFNNHGHSFAAGRQHLDGDAALAYVRSTPQPGTTLPEQREQVLVSALFDRLEQMTSGDLRRLQSFTEALTGAVRVDDTLSDTALVQLAWSLRDVSRPDFVTVPVTGGGTGAPVLDQTRAEAVWRYLQEDSLGDHLAEFR; encoded by the coding sequence GTGCTCATCATCGTCGCCGCCCTCGTGGTCGCCGGGGCGGGGCTCCTGGTCGGAGCCGTCACGTGGTCGGTCGAGCACTTCAGCAGTCACGTGCAGCGGGTCAGCGGCGTCTTTCCGGAGGGCGGACGGCCGGCGTCGGCGGCCGGATCCCTCACCTTCCTGACCGTGGGCGTCGAGCCCGTCGCCGGATCGCTGCTCCCGGACGCCATCGCCCTGGTGCACGTCACGGGTGCGCGCACGGGTGTGCAGGTGGTGTTCCTGCCCGTCGACGCGTCGCTGGGCCAGAGCCCGACGCTTCGCGAGGTGTTCGGCGCCGGTGGGCCGTCGGCCCTGCTGGAGGCGGTGGAGAGCGCCTCCCACGTGCGTGTCGACCACTACGCCGAGGTGGACTTCACCGGATTCCGCGCCGTCACCGACGCTTTGGGCGGGGTGGAGGCGGACGTCCCAGCACCCTTCAACAACCACGGGCACTCCTTCGCCGCGGGCCGGCAGCACCTCGACGGGGACGCCGCTCTGGCATACGTGCGATCGACCCCGCAGCCCGGGACGACACTCCCGGAGCAGCGCGAGCAGGTGCTGGTCTCCGCGCTGTTCGACCGGCTCGAGCAGATGACGTCGGGCGACCTCCGCCGGCTGCAGAGCTTCACCGAGGCCCTCACCGGGGCGGTGCGGGTCGACGACACCCTGTCGGACACCGCCCTGGTGCAGCTGGCGTGGAGCCTCCGCGACGTCTCCCGACCGGACTTCGTCACCGTGCCGGTGACCGGCGGTGGGACCGGGGCGCCCGTTCTGGACCAGACTCGGGCGGAGGCAGTCTGGCGATATCTGCAGGAGGACTCGCTAGGTGACCACCTCGCGGAGTTCCGATGA
- a CDS encoding PP2C family protein-serine/threonine phosphatase, with amino-acid sequence MGSRTRPWSTAGGPGELPGGPLIFAAADGMGGHLDGAQASKIAVQRLAEIVQGRTVNIEQLNAALEPAGQGHHDLGDVDTLSRPGTTVAGLALTEQDGEVCWLAFHVGDSRIYRWSEADGLEQIGSDHSVVQALVDAGAITEERALTHPQRRMITKAPGFGDRGGADYTFLPVVPGDRFLMCSDGLTGELLDGRIAVMTTDADEQALAEQLVAEAVQLGAQDNVSVVVAQV; translated from the coding sequence CTGGGCAGCCGCACCCGACCGTGGTCGACGGCAGGAGGACCGGGAGAGCTACCCGGTGGCCCGCTTATCTTCGCCGCGGCGGACGGCATGGGCGGGCACCTCGATGGCGCGCAGGCCAGCAAGATCGCCGTGCAGCGGCTGGCCGAAATCGTGCAGGGCCGGACGGTGAACATCGAGCAGCTGAACGCCGCGCTCGAGCCGGCCGGACAAGGACATCATGACCTTGGGGACGTCGACACGCTTAGCCGGCCCGGGACGACGGTCGCCGGCCTGGCGCTCACCGAGCAGGACGGCGAGGTCTGCTGGCTGGCCTTCCACGTCGGCGACTCGCGCATCTACCGGTGGTCCGAGGCGGACGGCCTCGAGCAGATCGGGAGCGACCACTCGGTCGTGCAGGCGCTCGTGGACGCCGGCGCCATCACCGAGGAGCGGGCGCTCACCCACCCGCAGCGGCGCATGATCACCAAGGCGCCCGGCTTCGGCGACCGCGGGGGAGCGGACTACACGTTCCTGCCGGTCGTCCCCGGCGACCGCTTCCTCATGTGCTCCGACGGCCTCACGGGCGAGCTGCTCGACGGTCGGATCGCGGTCATGACCACGGATGCCGACGAGCAGGCGCTCGCGGAGCAACTGGTCGCGGAAGCCGTCCAGCTGGGTGCGCAGGACAACGTCAGCGTCGTCGTCGCACAGGTCTAG